One window of the Amycolatopsis mediterranei genome contains the following:
- a CDS encoding VOC family protein codes for MGSRLLAVTFEADNLAEPARFWAGLLGREVVEDTGGVLLPGGDTQLGLRFVPGRAGRLGAHRMHLHLTSTDLDDQRHTVATAIRLGGRHVDVGQRPEEAHVVLADPAGYEFCVIEPGNGYLAGCGPLGELTCAGTRQAGRFWSTALGWPLVWDRGAQTAIQSPRGGTKIAWDTWDGTPKAEPNRQRFELLPADGDQRAAIDALISLGATRLDTRNDGTVVLADPDGSEFCVRPTGRHPAGSPTPPG; via the coding sequence ATGGGTTCGCGACTGCTGGCGGTGACCTTCGAGGCGGACAACCTCGCTGAACCGGCACGCTTCTGGGCCGGCCTGCTCGGCCGGGAGGTCGTCGAGGACACCGGCGGTGTGCTGCTCCCGGGCGGCGACACCCAGCTCGGCCTGCGGTTCGTCCCGGGCCGCGCCGGCCGGCTCGGCGCGCACCGGATGCACCTGCACCTGACCAGCACCGACCTCGACGACCAGCGGCACACAGTGGCCACGGCGATCAGGCTCGGTGGCCGCCACGTCGACGTCGGGCAGCGACCCGAGGAGGCGCATGTCGTCCTGGCCGACCCGGCAGGCTACGAGTTCTGCGTGATCGAGCCCGGCAACGGCTACCTCGCGGGGTGTGGCCCGCTGGGCGAGCTGACCTGTGCCGGCACCCGGCAGGCCGGCCGGTTCTGGAGCACGGCGCTGGGCTGGCCCCTGGTGTGGGACCGGGGCGCGCAGACCGCGATCCAGTCACCGCGCGGCGGCACGAAAATCGCCTGGGACACGTGGGACGGCACCCCGAAAGCGGAGCCGAACCGGCAGCGCTTCGAGCTGCTCCCGGCCGACGGCGACCAGCGGGCGGCGATCGACGCGCTGATCTCCCTCGGCGCCACCCGGCTCGACACCCGCAACGACGGCACCGTCGTACTGGCGGATCCGGACGGCAGCGAGTTCTGCGTGCGGCCGACCGGTCGCCACCCCGCCGGGTCACCAACCCCGCCGGGGTGA
- a CDS encoding response regulator transcription factor, with amino-acid sequence MAAMPHRVLLADDDRAIRESLVRALDLEGYHVTEVPDGVSALATARRGPFDVLILDVMMPGVDGLGVCRVLRAEGDPTPILMLTARVETPDRVAGLDAGADDYLPKPFELDELLARLRALLRRTSPEPDARRTLRLGELAVDPAARRVWWQGTEITLSKTEFDLLELLVRNAGIVLDRTTIYQRIWGYEFGADSKNLAVYIGYLRRKLEQAGATELIHTVRGVGYSVRPA; translated from the coding sequence ATGGCGGCCATGCCGCACCGTGTCCTGCTCGCCGACGACGACCGCGCCATTCGCGAGTCCCTCGTCAGAGCCCTCGACCTCGAGGGGTACCACGTCACCGAGGTGCCCGACGGCGTCAGCGCCCTCGCCACCGCGCGCCGCGGCCCCTTCGACGTGCTGATCCTCGACGTGATGATGCCCGGCGTCGACGGCCTCGGAGTCTGCCGGGTCCTGCGCGCCGAAGGCGACCCCACCCCGATCCTCATGCTCACCGCACGCGTCGAAACCCCCGACCGGGTGGCCGGGCTGGACGCCGGAGCCGACGACTACCTGCCCAAGCCCTTCGAACTCGACGAACTCCTCGCGCGGCTACGGGCCCTGCTGCGCCGCACCTCACCCGAGCCCGACGCGCGGCGCACGCTGCGGCTGGGTGAACTCGCGGTCGACCCGGCGGCGCGGCGGGTGTGGTGGCAGGGCACCGAGATCACCCTGTCCAAAACCGAGTTCGACCTGCTGGAACTGCTGGTGCGCAACGCCGGGATCGTCCTCGACCGGACCACGATCTACCAGCGGATCTGGGGTTACGAGTTCGGCGCCGACTCCAAGAACCTCGCCGTCTACATCGGCTACCTGCGCCGCAAGCTCGAGCAGGCCGGGGCCACCGAACTGATCCACACCGTCCGCGGCGTGGGCTACTCGGTGCGACCGGCATGA